Proteins found in one Crassostrea angulata isolate pt1a10 chromosome 3, ASM2561291v2, whole genome shotgun sequence genomic segment:
- the LOC128178565 gene encoding uncharacterized protein LOC128178565, whose product MTRLAILVLLLTFANFSSAFFLFRGNSGMGLNNYNRGLSSWLMSSLGGFGGSEAGDAGDIIEQQQANQRRFNSFGGGGSFGNFWGGRGSGGYRGFNSPYFLNPYGFSLFDA is encoded by the exons ATGACCAGGCTAGCAATCCTAGTATTACTGTTGACGTTCGCCAACTTCTCGTCAGCTTTCTTTTTATTCAgag GTAACTCCGGAATGGGCTTAAACAACTACAACAGAGGACTAAGTAGTTGGCTAATGAGTAGTTTGGGGGGATTCGGGGGTTCAGAAGCAGGCGACGCCGGTGACATCATTGAACAGCAACAAGCCAATCAAAGACGATTCAACTCGTTTGGCGGAGGCGGATCCTTTGGAAATTTTTGGGGTGGCAGGGGAAGCGGAGGGTACAGAGGGTTCAATAGCCCTTACTTCTTAAATCCATATG GTTTTTCTCTCTTTGATGCCTAA